The DNA window CGTCCTGGCGGTTTCCCTTTTACCTTGCTAAGGATGAGGAATTTCGTGCTTTTTTGCAGACTCAATGGGACGATTATTCGACAAATAATGCTACCCACATGGATGATCCTatcttgttttgggaggctgggaagacggTGATTCGAGGACATATCATTTCATTTCTATGTGCTCGTCATAGGCGTATCAATCAGGGGATCGTCACTCTGGAACGGGCTTTACGTCTGGCAAAGCGGTCCTTTTCTCTCCACCCTTCTCCGGAGACTCGAGACTGCTATTTGTCTACTCAGGTGGCCCTGAACTCCCTTCTCCATTCTCGTTCCCAAAAATGTAAAGCCTTTTACCAGCATCGTTTCCTTCGTTACGGTAACAAACCCGGCCGTCTTATGGCTCGTTTGGTTAACGCTACGACTGGCAGGAAGCCGATTTTATCTATGCGTACCCAGGGCGGAGGTGTGGTGTCTCGGACTTCTGAGATCTCTGGGGTCTTATTTGATTTCTTTAGTCGGTTATATGAAGCTCCGGAAGACGCTTCTTTGGATATGATTTCggactatcttcactcttctgggTTGCCTCGTTTGTCAGCGGATGCGATTGCCTCTCTTAATGGTCCGTTTAGGGCGGTTGAATTGGAGTCTGCCATTAAATCGCTCCGCTCTGACCGGGCTCCGGGTCCGGATGGGTTCTCGGGAGATTTCTATCGGCTTCTTTCTCCGACACTTTATGGACCTTTATTGGCATATTTTGATGCTGCTTCGGCCCGTGGTTCTTTTCCACGTTTTGCGAACGAGGCCCTTATTACCTTACTCTTGAAGCCTGGTAAGACTGCTGATTTGCCGGAATCTTATCGTCCCATTTCATTGATCAATGTGGACCTTAAACTTTTTGCTCGTatgttggctgatcgtcttgctcctcatttaCCTCAGCTTATCCATGAGGACCAAGTAGGCTTTGTTCGGGGCCGACAGTCTGTACATAATGTTCGCAAGGTACTTCTTGCTCTTGCCCAGTGTCAATCTTTCCGGATTCCGACCTTATTTGTCAGCCTGGATGCTTCTAAGGCGTTTGATAGTATTCACTGGTCCTTCTTATTTCGTACCTTGGAGTATGTGGGGCTCGGGGGATTCTTTCTAGACGCTGTGCGTTCCCTATATTCCAATCCCTTGGCGTCCTTGCTTGTTAATGGGACTCGTACTGACTCCTTCCCTATTCTTCGTGGAACCCGACAGGGatgccctctctcccctcttttgtttcttctttctttggaaccgTTGCTGTGCACTCTTCGGGGGTTCGCGGAGGTCCGAGGTCTCTCAGTCGGTGACTTCGAACTTAAGACTCTGGCGTACGCGGATGATATGTTTCTCATTCTTACCCGACCTGAAGATTCTCTCCCGGCGGCTCTGGATCTCATCTCTGAATTTGGGTTTTATTCAGGGCTGTCTCTTAACTTCGATAAATCTTTGGCTTTACCTTTTCCACCAGATTTACGTACTTCGTGGCGGGGTGTCTTCCCTCTTCGTTGGGCAGATTCTTCTTTGCGGTACTTGGGGGTTAATATTCCGCTAGATTTATCCAGTTTGTACCGGCTGAATGTAACCCCGTTGTTTCAAACGTTACAAAATAGGTTGCACCTTTGGGAGTCCCTTCCTTTCTCACTTTTGGGTCGAGTACACCTGTACAACATGCTTCTGGtcccctgttggctttatgtatttcaggtccttcccctttatttgacgtTTCGTGACGAGCGCCGATTGGAACgactggtccagaaatttctttgggCAGGGAAGAGGCCTCGCTTGCCTTATAAGCGGGCGGTGACTCCCTGGTATAGGGGTGGCTTGGGATTATTGAATCTCCGATATTTGACAGttggttgtggaatgaggcatattaATGATCTCTTTAGGGGTACTTTGGCATTTACTAACTCAGCTCTGGaactttcctgcttttcttccacTCATTTCAGTGCCTATCTTCATTCTGTTCCTTCTTCAGAACCTGAGTCTCTTTCTATGAAAGTTTTACATCGACCCTTAcggaaggtttggcgttgggtctgtaaatttcacactctttctccttctgtatctcccttccttcctattcGTTTCAATGGTTCTTTCTTACCTGGGATAGATGGGCCGagctttgctcggtgggaaacaaggggcattcaCTATCTATTTTACTTGGTTAATGATGAAGGCGTCACTAAATCTTTTGCTCAGTTGCGAGCTGAATTTGATCTCCCTGCTACTGActattttgcttacatgcaaatccatcattacatctcttccttaccttctagctCCTTGAAGGCCGCTTGTCATGAGACTTTGTCCACGGCCTTTACCCTTGGTTCTCAACAACCGGTCCCTCTCACGTTTCATCACCGCCACTTGaaggatgaatgccctttgtttgaccattctaaGCTGAGAGATGCTTGGTCCGgtgatcttgctgttgatttgcCTTCTGATATTCTCCTTCAGGCTGTCCGGCGACTGCCTGCTTTTCGTAAATacactaccttttgggagcaacattttaaattgatttttcgtttatatatttctcctaaaagggcttatttgGCTCACTTCCGTCCTCACGCAGCCTGTCTTCGTTGTCAGGCTCCGGAAGCCAGCTTCGGccacatgttctggacttgtcctcAGATACAACTTTTTTGGACTGCTATATTTGCTTTTGTGCAGTCTATTTGGCATGTTACTGTTCGCAGttcccctttgcttttatttgggactgttcctcactactttccacgttccaagggagttgcagctttcctcaagtggtctatCCTGATCGCCTTGAAATGCATCCTGATGAAATGGCTTGAAGCTGaggctccggactattccctttggaggagccgcatgatcGCTCTTTTGATGTGGGAGCGAAGGGATGTGACTGCCTTGGCTTCTCGACAAGGTCGtcttttccagaccacttgggaacctttctggaatactttgacccctctggctcgtagccggatacttaattgatgctTTGTTTGAACTTCCTTTTTGTGCCTCTTTTGTATAGTTTGTTATTCAGATTCTTTGTTCATTTGTGTTtcgaaggaggacccaggggtgggtatggtggggaggggggtttggggggtttgggagggtgGTTCTTTTGGGGACTATTTCAAAACTTTTGAGCTGTTTCTGTACTTTGTGTTGCTATGTTGTGCTCTtgcttgctcaataaaatatatttaaccaTATAATTTTTCGTCATTCTCTCTAAGGGAGCATGTTTGTAGGTGGAGAATGGGTGTGACAGCGCTAATCAATGACAAGATTAACATGTAGCCATTAATTAGGAAAGCCATGTGTAAGTGGCATGCTGAGGCCACTTTCGCCACGCCTTTAGTAAAAGAACGCCACCTGTACTAAGCCTCTGTTGTGGTTGTGAGGACTTCAGTGTGTTCTTCATTAATATTTCTGCCCCTATCCTTctctaaaaaaattaaataactagaacaagggtagggaactccggtcctcgagagccgtattccagtcgggttttcaggatttctccaatgaatatgcattgaaagcagtgcatgcaaatagatctcatgcatattcattgggggaatcctgaaaacccaactggaatacggctcttgaggaccggagttccctacccctgaactagaacGACCCCATAATAAATACGAAGACAGTGTATTCAACAGCATACAAGACCATTCAGAGATTATTTCATGTACAGAAGCAGATGAACCCCTAACTGAGATCCTGATGGGATTGTGAATTTTAAATGTGAGGGCCCGTTTAAGTACCATACAGAAACTTAAGACTAGTGCTACATCCCAAAAGACATTTTCCATTtccctttcaagtttcaagtttattaatttttaatataccgaccatcaactggtatctaaccggtttacaataaaatgataaaatgcaatataagaaaaACATTAACCATCTCCAAAAAAGTACACATCATTTAgtgttttgaaagaaatgattCAGGCAATTTTGAACTGTTTATTCGTCCTTTTTAATTACAATGGCAAGTTATGAGATCCAGAGTTCAGATGTAAGTTGGAGCCAACACAGGAAGGGAAGAGTAGCAAAGAAAATTGAATTCTCTTATATTCAAAAGTACTCTTAGCACTGCCTGGCTTCTAGACTTAACCTGCATTTTCCCTGGTGCTTACTGATTGGGCAGGAGCGGCTAGTAGGAGCCAAACCACTGTTTCTCTCTTATGGACTTTGCATGTACCACACGTTAATATTAGCGTTTGACTGCGTTTTAATATTTTGGTCTCTTTTTCTCTTTAATTACTAAGCTGCCCTAAAAAGGTGGCCTGTGCTATGACTGTGTGCTGAGGCCAGTTTATTTTCGGCTGCAAAATGGCCGCAGGTTGTATTTTAGCAATAATGGTCATGTGCTCATTTTCTCTTTAGTACATGAGCCTGTAACCACACCTGTTTTTACCCTCATGTTCACCTTCATGGGCGTAAAAGCCTGGAACAACCTACCAGAAATGATCACCCATCATTCCAGAAAAAGCAGAATCCACAAGCCTCTCCTTGAATTGAACCTAACCTCATCTTATTCTAGATGCATCAGACTCTCCTATCTGTCAACAGAGCCTATCCTgcccccctcctttccttctcctCGCACAAGTCCCCCCCCCGTGCCCCTTTAACCCGCTCTGTAAGTCACCTAaagcctgaataggtatgagcgacacacaaatggaagattagatttgtaacatagtagatgacggcagataaagacccgaatggtccatccagtctgctcaacctgattcaatttaaatttttttaattttttcttcttagctatttcttggcaagaaaccaaagctctactaggtactgtgcttgggttccaactgccgaaatctccgttaaaacctactccagcccatctacaccctaccGGCCCTtgaagccctccacagcccatcctccaccaaatggccatatacagacacagaccaaatGGCCACCAAATTAGATTAGACTAGacctattttctaggtggtaagggctctcGTTAGGACTAATTAGTGCTGGgcatgcccattctccaccccccAAACATGCTCCCAGCACCCACATGTGTGGGAAGTGCACAGAGATCTGAAAACTGTGAGACACCTGAGCGTGCCCCATGGTAACGGATTTTAACCTGGGGTAAGCAAgcattagtaaaagggcctctaagaATCTAATTTCAGCACACAGGGCtcacatatagtaacatagtacagtaaatgacagtagataaaagacctgaatggtccatccagtctgcccattagttatacccattaaaaatacatgattaaattaacttgtctcttctttgatatttcagggtcatggactataaagtccacctggtattatcttaggttccaaatgctgaagttgccgtccaagcacactccagcctatccaaccaactTGTttccaggatatctaccataaagtcaaATGCAATCTCAGGCAAAAGGATAAAGAATACTTATACAATTAAAATTACATTCAAgatttattttctctcttttataTACAAGCACAAGTTGGTAACAAAATACGGAGCAACAGAGTTTAAACAGGCTCTGAAACCTCCTAATAAAAGATGTAGAAATGCATAAAAATGTTCATTAAATGGTAAACTCTTCAGTTGCAGAGTTAAAATGCCATTGCTAGctttgtttccaagtttatttcaaaaTTTGTTAAACTGCCTAGACAAAGTTTCTAAGCAGTGAACAATAAAAAATTTGGGTTTACTCAAATACAACATtcaatggatttaaataaagttGGACATAAAAACAGGTACAATAGGTGAAGGGCAAGAATGGAAATTTGGACTGGCTTCTGGGGCTACCATGAGTGTGATGGTTTCAATGGCAGGTCCAAACGGAGCGGGGTTGCTAGCACACCCTTCCCGTTATAAAATTGCTGTGACCTTTATGAGAATAAAAAATTGTCCATAAAGCTACAGTGAGCAGAGGGATTTCCGGGGCACCAGATTGTAAATTAAGGCTTTCCATGGCTTAATATACGGTGAAAGGAGGTGAAAATCGGTGCAAAAAAATCCAACTCAGTTTTCTGAATAAATCTCAGGGTTAAAGGCTGTGAGGAGATGATGTCTGTGCAGAGACACGGAAAGCGAGAGCCTGGGCCAGTCCTAAATTCTGTGGGTTGTGTGAGACTAGGTTAGGATGAGGATCGGTAAAAGTCAGAGAATAGTGAGCTCTAGCTCCATTTCATGCTGCAAGTTAACTGTTTGCTTTCCTTCCTACCATCTCTTGTAAAACTCTGGCTTTCATTTGCATAAGCTTAACGAAAGGGGCAAATAGGGAGTCTGTATTTTTAACAACTGGAGATTGAAATGGAAAAAGCAAAAAGCAAAACGAGTTGCTAGCAAAAGAAACTAGAATTGGTATTAACAGCACAGTATTGCTTTACCAGTATTTCCTTATAGGAATCCCTTCAACATTACTACTCACCTACAATGAAAGCACAGTTACACAGGATGTGCATTAAAAGAACAGTGTACAAGTCtctcttttggaaaaaaaaaaattgaagatctGTTACATATAGACAGACCTGGAAGGAGGAACAACGATGGCATCAGAATTCCTTACTCAATCAGTCCCTGGGTCAAGAGTGCTCTCTAAGGCCCCATAGCCTTCATGTTCCTCAATCAAGTGTCCTGCCTGTTGCCCACGGAGCCCCCGATTCTTATACTGGCGTACACCGTAGATGACGGCTATTATCACAGCCGCAAGGAGAGCCGTCACTGCAACAGTTATGCCTGCAACAGCACCTCCGCTGGGCCCCTCTGAGGTCTTGGGCTTGAAGAGCAAAGATAGTTGCTTCTCATCTGTGGCATTTGCTATCCTCCACGAGCTGGTGCCTTGCAGCTTCACCCAGGCTTTGCTTCCTTCTGCTTGCACAAGCACAGCCTCTGAAGTGCTGGAATTAAAGGCAGGAGGCTGGCTGAACGGAGGGAGCTTAATAGGAGCGAGACCTTGAGCAAAGAATGCCCCTGCCTGCAAGCAGTAAAGGACTTGGCAGCCATCACTTAGGTAAGCCTTGTGCTGGCTATATCCTAGGGGACACTTCATCGGGTAATCCGTGGGGTTCTGGTAGAAGAAATCCTGTAGGAGTCCTGGACTCTGTCCCTTTAGATGCCCAGTTAGCGGATTGCCAGCTTGGCAACTGAAGAAGCCTCCAAATGGATTGGAATACTGGAATCCCTGCTCGTAGTCATCGCTCACACATACCTTTAGGTTCTCAAAGAGTGACAATGGGTAGAAGTAGGAGGGACAGGAATTAATGCCTGTGACTGGATTCACTTCACCAACGCTGTAGAGTCCACCAAAGAGGAAACCAGAATTTGGTTCCACTGGAGTCAAAGCTGCACACCAGTAGGCACTGAAGCGCACCTTACTGGTATAGTAGTTGATACCACATTCCCGGTGACAGCATTTAGCAAAAAGCCAACATCTATGGCATGAATTATGACATTCAGTTTCTGGTTTAGTTACTGACCGCTCCTCACTATGCATCAGGACAGAGATATAGTTGGATGGACAGGAGAAGTCACCTGTCAGAGGATTCTTGGTGCGATAAGTTTGGCAGAGCTCCTCGGTGTCCTTCCCAAACAGCCCACGGCACTCCTGGTAGACGCCGCCAAATGTAAAGTTGGTGTTAGCATCCTGGCATGACCCGTCATTCACATTTGCCTGGAAATTGAAGTTTCGTGAGTTCATATTAACACAGCCTGGGTGTGTGTTGATGGCATAGTATAGGCGGATGGCATTCTCCATAGTTGCTGCCACTCGCTTCACGGTGGGCTCTGGCAAATCTTGCAGAGTTTCTACATTTatgaagaagggaagaggaagtcCAAACTTGTCAATTGACACCAGTCGGTTTGGGATGCCCTCCTGCCACTTCTGGAGGGTGATGCCTGGGTAGAAAGGTACACTACCGTGGCTTTCAATCTTAGAGTCTACTGTATTCTCCATGTAACTCTTAGTGACATCATTGAGAACCTGGGTGCCACCCCCAATGCCAACATTAACTTTGCTGAAGAAAGTGGCAGATGCTGCAGCAGTCACAGCTGCTTTGAGACTGATATGGTCCAGTAGGAAGGTCTTTTTGATCTGGTCCTCCTGAATCAGGCTAGCCCCAGCTTCCAAGCTAGTCAGCACATGGGTCCCATAATTTAGGACAAGAAGCTCTGCCAAATATTCTGCTTCCCTGCTCTGGTTGTTCTCTAGCTTGTTGCCAATGTCCAAGAGTTGCTTCTTGAAAGCTGGATCAAAAGCAAAGTTTGGGGCGGCCTTAACAGTGTAGATGTGGTGACGTACCTGCACTCGGGTGGTCGCTGTCTGGTCGTAGACATTGTGGACTTTGGTTTTTTCATTGCTGCTAGAGAACTTTCCATTAACCAGTGACAGGAAGGAGGCTTCAGCATTGATTGAGCGAGAGAAGCCATCGGTGTAGTTGAGCCAGCTTTCAATGAGCTCCGAGTTGATCTCCACATTGCTTTGTTTGCGAGCAATGACATAGATATCATTAGGGATGATATAGTCTCCATCCTCAGTGGTTCGACACAGAGAATAGTTCCTGTTCATCACGATCCCCATCTCCACATTGCGCAAGTTGTCCCAGCCGCCTCCGGGCAGCACCTCCAGCACATTAGCTCCCAGGACTTTCTTACAGTCCTGGAAGTCAGAGCCCAGCGCCACAGCGAGAGCAGAACTCAGAACCAGCATGGCCACAACCAGGTATGCCATGGCTCAGTGCTTGGTGCTCAATGGGATTGCGTCCACTGGTGCTTCCTTTCTCTGCCTTGTGTCTGATTTCTGAGTTTGGTTCCCTTTTGTCTCTGCTTTCAGTTCTGTCTGCAGTGACTCAGGAACTAAACTTTATGAGGAActaacaggcatgcaaatgttTATGAAACGAAAAGTGCAATTTGCTAGACTCTCATTGTCCTATAAGATTCTGCTGTTGCTAAAGccctggggtggagatggagtaACTCATAGCCTGCTGATTCTCTTATTACAACTTTCCAAAAATTTTTTCATACATGGAAGTTAGATAAAACTTGCCTGATAAAAATCAGCCAGGTGTGTGGGTTGTTCTGCTGTGTTTGGACACATATGAAAAGGAAAAGGAAGGCTGGGAGTGAAGGGGATTTCAGTAGCAGCTCAAGGGAAGGTACATAGAAATGCAGCTAAAGCAGGTATTTCCCTGTGCTCGGAAGGCTTACAATTAGAGAAGAACATGGGGTCACGTTCTCCCCCGTTCCATTCCTGCgcgttttgtcactgtccctgttccattcctgtaagctgtgccttaaccgcacaagccttgaacatttataattttaaagtgtttgaggcttgtgcagatgaggacagagcttgcaggaatggggcagggacaggaaaagaacttgccgggacggggaaaaatttgttcccgtgccattctctacttacaATCTCAATTTGTGTGCAGCTGTCTGTGTATATAGCTCGGTGGCTGTGCATTGCTGGATCAAGGTGGCGTGCTGGATTGGGGGTtatcaccccccccacacacacacacactacatgtGCCATGAGACATGCTGGATCAGGGAGGTGTGGGGGCATCACATGTCGGAGCCCCAGGCCATGCTGAACAGTCCTGCGACAAAAGGGCCCTGATGAATCTTCCTAGTCCTTCCCAGATCTAGCTCTCTACATTAGTCATTTCTATTTAAACCCAGACTCAAGTCTCAGCCTGCCCGTCAGACTGTTGCCTGGCTATCTCACTGCCATTTAAAACTGAACAAGGCCAAGACTGAGCTACCTATACCCACCTCacctcttcccccattctctatttctgtggataacacttttACTCTCCTTGTAtcatcagctcacaacctcagagtcATCTGTGACCCCACTCTCTTTCTCTGCGCAAATCCAGTAGACCGCTAAAGACTgtcgtttctttctctataatatcatcaaaatccaaccttttctttctgagcacactacttaTCACCTCTCATCTAGATTACCGGTACTATAACTTGCTtttcacaggtcttccactaaatCATCTCTCTCCAGTGTCGCTATGCTCAAGTCACTTTGTTGACTCCCTATCCGTTTCCAGATACAGTTCAaacttattgacttacaagtgcattcactgcTCTCTTAGCTCTCCTTATATtcctccctgggaactccattcatctggtaagtctctcttatctgttcccttctcctctactttcaactccagactctgccccttctatcttgccgcaccttatgcctggaacagactgacTGAGTCAGTACGCCAAATTATCCGGTGACCAGTGAGTCCacggatgacttttcaaaatgaaatttgaaccaatcagggccttagccccCTCCTActtcatcccaagatgcattgggagggggaaggcccatcattctgaaGAGGTAGCCCTATTGATAGGAGAGAGTTCACTGTGTTGGGTGATGCCAGGTAATGTTggtgatgtcggggagaggactCTGAGACAGTGGCTCTCGGGGAAGGGGGGGCTGGGGGGATCGgtgggtgtgagggagggaggaagggagagaggaat is part of the Geotrypetes seraphini chromosome 14, aGeoSer1.1, whole genome shotgun sequence genome and encodes:
- the MPEG1 gene encoding macrophage-expressed gene 1 protein: MAYLVVAMLVLSSALAVALGSDFQDCKKVLGANVLEVLPGGGWDNLRNVEMGIVMNRNYSLCRTTEDGDYIIPNDIYVIARKQSNVEINSELIESWLNYTDGFSRSINAEASFLSLVNGKFSSSNEKTKVHNVYDQTATTRVQVRHHIYTVKAAPNFAFDPAFKKQLLDIGNKLENNQSREAEYLAELLVLNYGTHVLTSLEAGASLIQEDQIKKTFLLDHISLKAAVTAAASATFFSKVNVGIGGGTQVLNDVTKSYMENTVDSKIESHGSVPFYPGITLQKWQEGIPNRLVSIDKFGLPLPFFINVETLQDLPEPTVKRVAATMENAIRLYYAINTHPGCVNMNSRNFNFQANVNDGSCQDANTNFTFGGVYQECRGLFGKDTEELCQTYRTKNPLTGDFSCPSNYISVLMHSEERSVTKPETECHNSCHRCWLFAKCCHRECGINYYTSKVRFSAYWCAALTPVEPNSGFLFGGLYSVGEVNPVTGINSCPSYFYPLSLFENLKVCVSDDYEQGFQYSNPFGGFFSCQAGNPLTGHLKGQSPGLLQDFFYQNPTDYPMKCPLGYSQHKAYLSDGCQVLYCLQAGAFFAQGLAPIKLPPFSQPPAFNSSTSEAVLVQAEGSKAWVKLQGTSSWRIANATDEKQLSLLFKPKTSEGPSGGAVAGITVAVTALLAAVIIAVIYGVRQYKNRGLRGQQAGHLIEEHEGYGALESTLDPGTD